A single window of Lutzomyia longipalpis isolate SR_M1_2022 chromosome 1, ASM2433408v1 DNA harbors:
- the LOC129787501 gene encoding uncharacterized protein LOC129787501 isoform X6 yields the protein MKLSVSAYRAHASAHKKILSSSYQTQFNYGSTAAASVSAPPPAAPAFFGMETSNTRTSTICQGVSNTLSPPDAISPPGITRTESNATSREDEEDSSNPASSECRSPGQRTKSNQRWMKLRTTVQISSAMQKKPPLKREDSFLKRFSTRQIPETQETIEDTGSEGATGEQDKSLKRRKRYIQKRKSVVNPDENFYFHWLMVLTFCVLYNLWALIVRQSFPELQDLASNFWFACDCISDIVFVLDVVVQLRTGYLEQGLMVYDDKKLAKHYIKSREFLLDLAALIPLDLLQIRFGTQPLLRFPRFFKVYRSIKFYYIVESRTVWPNLWRVVNLIHILLILAHWFGCFYFLLSEVEGFQGDWVYPYRPGDYATLTRKYLGSLYWSTLTLTTIGDLPTPETNAEPSNSADGPRSLPRRGLKSRLLQFGSNNGYVFTIVSYLIGVFIFATIVGQVGNVITNRNANRLEFERLLDGAKTYMRHHKVPGGMKRRVLRWYDYSWSRGRIQGGGDINTALGLLPDKLKTELALHVNLSVLKKVTIFQECQPEFLHDLVLKMKAYIFTPGDMICRKGEVAREMFIIADGILEVLSETGKVLTTMKAGDFFGEIGILNLDGLNKRTADVRSVGYSELFSLSREDVLAAMKDYPEAQEILQTLGRKRLMEVRCVNKRHAKIQSEKEAALAANLGDSSENSASKRIVEKLRSDVKGIKNVLRKSRTGRRSNESIELQPLHTGAALSGSKASKGVLRRMPRVKSDDIVNDDDHQKQVEKSPSPIGAGLPLLSRLRLLKEKQESIQEEPEPEVIGAGLPLMQRLKLLKQKEDRIAKEQQAKKQPVTTQSVIPVPATTTNILSNAPSIKQTSTIPIPGTCVTNPSPLPKPTLKVSFKDRIKALQGASATPTEPQISEKEESLSQPTTETTSDSMKQQLIPSTAAIIIAKISKPSTNLSLKDKIKSLGSGAPKEEPLKPWSKLKLATVVSSGGSYTSLNNSFQEESPTASLTRGIALDARPIVTPAITPTRPTDWKLPMRKGLKSKDSRTSVSDSEQSTSKQPKTKSFKLQTKSKNYRSVDDLSPEYSGLPFVKKLKILNERQKLAELEHVIQTRSFSLDCPEAVVTPVEEPLTRSHSEASGIARGKELRVCPTGVAIHELDYLQEPPSPGCNETLERRHLKSILKRMTEDEKSKETVDPPSQLADYEGVIRAPTMEGPPHSENSLIEATTDERTPFPTSLLSAQIPDTQTPQSTPAPLPLTLTTTTITKSPTIPTKENTRETSNNGRIIRDDTEEPSDHGKLISADSPFSLSKQRKFFKGSLEDQEYFGEVLFGVRQVIQNHLRDVQGKFQDKFYFMEAEIQKRDDIITQLKKRIAELERHDNGDSAMTPIGEVDREMGSSGSGSSISSIELPFMVSNRGDSLDTIFASSPPPPEQERRLKCRMKKRNSPKHRSERTNNRSWEESSDQESIEMQDLPRSLSPYRREVLVQDITGNLKRISADSVILNIEDSSASYSSSDSHVDGPDDEDEARDEELHCDDWEIRMLAAEMDRREQSETTLSVVAEPSGSHEEAPTVRRRRKRSDTDTEPSEQEPEVVTSRPRAGSLDHHNLRQGGFGSRPKSFFKAMSFDRNKDRL from the exons ATGAAACTCAGTGTTAGTGCATATCGCGCTCATGCATCAGCACACAAGAAGATCCTCTCAAGCAGTTACCAGACACAGTTCAATTACGGAAGTACAGCAGCTGCCTCTGTGTCAGCACCTCCACCCGCAGCTCCAGCATTCTTTGGG ATGGAGACTTCTAATACCCGCACATCTACAATTTGTCAGGGTGTGAGCAATACTTTGAGCCCACCTGATGCAATTAGTCCGCCTGGAATCACGAGAACAGAGTCAAATGCCACCTCTcgagaagatgaagaagactCGAGCAATCCGGCGTCGTCGGAATGCAGAAGTCCTGGGCAACG AACTAAATCGAACCAGCGATGGATGAAATTAAGAACAACTGTTCAGATATCATCGGCAATGCAAAAGAAACCACCACTGAAGAGAGAAGATTCTTTCCTCAAGCGTTTCTCCACACGTCAAATACCTGAAACACAGGAAACTATTGAAGACACTGGTTCAGAGGGAGCGACCGGGGAGCAGGATAAAAGTCTCAAGAGGCGCAAGAGATACATCCAAAAGCGAAAGAGTGTAGTCAACcctgatgaaaatttttacttcCATTGGCTCATGGTGCTAACATTTTGTGTCTTATACAATTTGTGGGCTCTTATTGTGCGTCAGAGTTTCCCAGAGCTTCag GATCTCGCATCCAATTTCTGGTTTGCCTGTGATTGCATCAGTGACATTGTATTTGTACTTGACGTAGTAGTTCAACTGAGGACGGGATATCTGGAACAAGGATTGATGGTGTACGATGataaaaaattagcaaaacaTTATATTAAGTCACGAGAATTTTTACTCGATTTGGCAGCCTTAATACCATTAGATCTGTTGCAAATTAGATTCGGAACACAACCTCTTTTGCGGTTTCCACGGTTTTTCAAG GTTTATAGGTCCATCAAATTTTACTACATCGTGGAGAGTAGAACAGTGTGGCCTAATTTGTGGAGAGTCgtcaatttaattcatattcTGTTGATTTTAGCGCATTGGTTTGGGTGCTTCTATTTTTTACTTTCGGAAGTCGAAGGATTTCag GGTGATTGGGTATATCCCTACCGTCCTGGAGATTATGCTACGCTAACAAGAAAATATCTCGGCAGCTTATACTGGTCCACGTTGACACTGACGACAATTGGGGATCTACCGACACCAGAAACGAATGCTGA GCCCTCGAACTCGGCGGACGGCCCCAGATCACTTCCGAGACGTGGCCTGAAATCACGATTACTTCAATTTGGTTCCAACAACGG GTATGTTTTCACCATTGTGAGTTATCTCATTGGAGTGTTTATTTTTGCAACGATTGTGGGCCAAGTTGGCAATGTCATAACCAATCGCAATGCCAATCGATTGGAATTTGAGCGTCTCCTCGATGGTGCGAAAACCTACATGCGTCACCACAag GTTCCTGGTGGCATGAAAAGGCGTGTGCTCAGATGGTATGACTACAGCTGGTCTAGAGGACGCATACAAGGTGGTGGCGACATTAACACTGCACTTGGTCTCTTGCCAGACAAGCTTAAGACAGAATTAGCACTACACGTGAATTTGAGTGTGCTGAAAAAA GtaacaatttttcaagaatGTCAGCCGGAATTTTTACATGATTTAGTATTGAAAATGAAGGCTTATATTTTTACACCTGGAGACATGATCTGCCGAAAGGGTGAGGTGGCGAGGGAGATGTTCATTATTGCAGATGGAATACTAGAAGTGCTAAGTGAAACAGGGAAGGTGTTAACTACAATGAAAGCCGGTGATTTCTTCGGAGAAATTGGAATCCTCAATCTTGATGGTCTCAATAA GCGTACAGCAGATGTTCGTTCCGTGGGATATTCGGAGCTATTTTCACTTTCACGAGAAGATGTTCTGGCAGCCATGAAGGATTACCCAGAAGCACAGGAAATCCTCCAGACACTGGGTCGGAAGCGTCTAATGGAGGTACGGTGTGTAAATAAGAGACATGCAAAGATACAGAGTGAAAAGGAAGCAGCTCTGGCGGCAAATCTGGGTGATAGTTCCGAGAATAGTGCATCAAAAAggattgttgaaaaattacgATCTGACGTGAAGGGgatcaaaaatgttttaaggaAATCCAG aACTGGAAGGCGGAGTAATGAATCTATTGAACTGCAGCCCCTTCATACAGGTGCAGCATTAAGTGGAAGCAAAGCCTCCAAGGGAGTTCTCAGACGAATGCCACGAGTGAAATCTGATGACATTGTTAATGACGATGATCACCAAAAGCAAGTGGAAAAATCCCCAAGTCCCATTGGAGCGGGTCTTCCTTTGCTTTCGCGACTTCGCCTTTTGAAGGAGAAACAA GAGTCAATTCAGGAGGAGCCAGAACCAGAAGTTATCGGGGCGGGTCTCCCATTAATGCAGCGACTAAAACTTCTCAAGCAAAAAGAAGATAGAATAGCTAAGGAACAACAAGCAAAG AAACAACCTGTAACAACACAGAGCGTAATACCAGTTCCTGCTACTACAACAAATATTCTCTCAAATGCACCAAGTATTAAGCAAACCTCTACTATCCCAATTCCGGGAACTTGTGTCACTAATCCGTCCCCACTGCCAAAACCCACACTTAAAGTATCCTTCAAAGACCGCATTAAGGCACTTCAGGGTGCCTCAGCGACACCCACTGAACCGCAAATATCCGAAAAGGAGGAGAGCTTATCGCAACCAACGACTGAAACAACTAGCGATAGCATGAAGCAGCAACTAATACCATCAACTGCAGCAATTATCATAGCAAAAATATCGAAACCGTCCACGAATCTTTCACTAAAAGACAAGATAAAGTCGTTGGGTAGTGGAGCACCCAAAGAGGAACCACTGAAACCCTGGTCTAAGCTGAAGCTTGCCACAGTTGTAAGTTCTGGTGGAAGCTACACAAGTCTCAATAATAGCTTTCAAGAGGAATCTCCAACAGCATCTTTGACTAGAGGTATTGCATTGGATGCTAGACCGATTGTCACCCCTGCAATTACCCCTACGAGACCAACAGACTGGAAATTACCAATGAGGAAGGGATTGAAAAGTAAAGATAGCAGAACAAGTGTGAGTGATAGTGAACAATCCACCTCGAAGCAGCCCAAGacgaaatcatttaaattgcaaacaaAGTCAAAGAACTACAGATCAGTGGATGATCTCTCACCAGAGTACAGTGGTTTGCCGTTCgttaaaaagctcaaaatctTGAATGAACGACAAAAATTGGCAGAGTTGGAGCATGTGATTCAAACAAGAAGCTTTAGCCTCGATTGTCCTGAGGCCGTTGTAACACCCGTGGAGGAGCCATTGACGCGCAGCCATAGTGAAGCATCGGGTATCGCCAGAGGGAAGGAGCTGAGAGTGTGTCCAACTGGTGTTGCCATCCACGAACTGGATTACCTACAGGAACCCCCATCGCCTGGATGCAATGAAACTCTCGAGAGGCGCCACCTTAAAAGTATCCTGAAGCGTATGACTGAGGATGAGAAGTCGAAAGAAACAGTTGACCCACCAAGTCAACTGGCGGACTATGAGGGTGTAATAAGAGCCCCAACGATGGAAGG TCCGCCACACAGTGAAAATTCACTGATTGAGGCGACAACAGACGAACGAACGCCCTTTCCTACATCACTACTCAGCGCACAGATCCCTGACACCCAAACCCCCCAATCTACACCCGCTCCACTCCCTCTCACACTCACAACAACAACAATCACCAAAAGCCCCACGATCCCCACGAAGGAGAACACGCGTGAAACTTCCAACAATGGACGTATCATACGGGATGATACGGAGGAGCCCTCAGACCATGGGAAGCTCATATCCGCTGACTCACCTTTCAGTTTGTCAAAGCAgaggaaattcttcaaag GATCACTTGAGGATCAGGAATATTTTGGTGAAGTACTATTTGGTGTTCGTCAAGTAATACAGAATCACCTACGTGATGTACAGGGCAAGTTTCAAGATAAATTCTACTTCATGGAGGCGGAAATCCAGAAGCGCGATGATATTATCACACAACTGAAGAAGCGCATTGCTGAACTTGAGAGGCATGACAATGGGGACAGTGCAATGACGCCCATTGGGGAGGTAGATCGTGAGATGGGTTCATCGGGATCAGGTAGTTCAATATCGAGTATTGAGCTACCATTTATGGTGAGTAAT CGAGGTGATTCATTGGATACAATTTTTGCCTCATCACCACCTCCACCAGAGCAAGAGCGAAGACTAAAGTGTAGgatgaagaagagaaattccCCGAAGCATCGTAGTGAACGCACAAATAATCGATCCTGGGAGGAGAGTAGTGATCAGGAGAGTATTGAGATGCAAGATTTACCACGATCTCTCAGCCCATACAGGCGAGAGGTGCTAGTGCAGGATATCACAGGGAATCTCAAGAGGATAAGTGCTGACAGTGTGATCCTCAATATCGAAGATAGCTCAGCTAGCTACAGCTCAAGTGATTCACATGTCGATGGACCCGATGATGAAGATGAAGCGCGCGACGAAGAGCTTCACTGTGACGACTGGGAAATTCGGATGCTTGCAGCTGAGATGGATCGCCGAGAGCAGTCTGAGACGACACTTTCAGTGGTTGCAGAACCATCGGGAAGTCACGAGGAAGCACCTACGGTACGAAGGAGGCGGAAACGAAGTGATACGGACACGGAACCGAGTGAACAAGAACCGGAAGTTGTCACAAGTAGACCCCGAGCCGGTAGTTTAGATCATCACAACCTAAGACAAGGTGGATTTGGAAGCCGTCCCAAAAGCTTCTTCAAAGCAATGAGTTTTGATCGCAACAAAGACAGACTCTGA
- the LOC129787501 gene encoding uncharacterized protein LOC129787501 isoform X1 — translation MKLSVSAYRAHASAHKKILSSSYQTQFNYGSTAAASVSAPPPAAPAFFGMETSNTRTSTICQGVSNTLSPPDAISPPGITRTESNATSREDEEDSSNPASSECRSPGQRTKSNQRWMKLRTTVQISSAMQKKPPLKREDSFLKRFSTRQIPETQETIEDTGSEGATGEQDKSLKRRKRYIQKRKSVVNPDENFYFHWLMVLTFCVLYNLWALIVRQSFPELQDLASNFWFACDCISDIVFVLDVVVQLRTGYLEQGLMVYDDKKLAKHYIKSREFLLDLAALIPLDLLQIRFGTQPLLRFPRFFKVYRSIKFYYIVESRTVWPNLWRVVNLIHILLILAHWFGCFYFLLSEVEGFQGDWVYPYRPGDYATLTRKYLGSLYWSTLTLTTIGDLPTPETNAEPSNSADGPRSLPRRGLKSRLLQFGSNNGYVFTIVSYLIGVFIFATIVGQVGNVITNRNANRLEFERLLDGAKTYMRHHKVPGGMKRRVLRWYDYSWSRGRIQGGGDINTALGLLPDKLKTELALHVNLSVLKKVTIFQECQPEFLHDLVLKMKAYIFTPGDMICRKGEVAREMFIIADGILEVLSETGKVLTTMKAGDFFGEIGILNLDGLNKRTADVRSVGYSELFSLSREDVLAAMKDYPEAQEILQTLGRKRLMEVRCVNKRHAKIQSEKEAALAANLGDSSENSASKRIVEKLRSDVKGIKNVLRKSRTGRRSNESIELQPLHTGAALSGSKASKGVLRRMPRVKSDDIVNDDDHQKQVEKSPSPIGAGLPLLSRLRLLKEKQDREERAVKAAPPIVTSPHSHVTSTVSPQESIQEEPEPEVIGAGLPLMQRLKLLKQKEDRIAKEQQAKKQPVTTQSVIPVPATTTNILSNAPSIKQTSTIPIPGTCVTNPSPLPKPTLKVSFKDRIKALQGASATPTEPQISEKEESLSQPTTETTSDSMKQQLIPSTAAIIIAKISKPSTNLSLKDKIKSLGSGAPKEEPLKPWSKLKLATVVSSGGSYTSLNNSFQEESPTASLTRGIALDARPIVTPAITPTRPTDWKLPMRKGLKSKDSRTSVSDSEQSTSKQPKTKSFKLQTKSKNYRSVDDLSPEYSGLPFVKKLKILNERQKLAELEHVIQTRSFSLDCPEAVVTPVEEPLTRSHSEASGIARGKELRVCPTGVAIHELDYLQEPPSPGCNETLERRHLKSILKRMTEDEKSKETVDPPSQLADYEGVIRAPTMEGYVARHSKFIKSVTFNNTLSSPPHSENSLIEATTDERTPFPTSLLSAQIPDTQTPQSTPAPLPLTLTTTTITKSPTIPTKENTRETSNNGRIIRDDTEEPSDHGKLISADSPFSLSKQRKFFKGSLEDQEYFGEVLFGVRQVIQNHLRDVQGKFQDKFYFMEAEIQKRDDIITQLKKRIAELERHDNGDSAMTPIGEVDREMGSSGSGSSISSIELPFMVSNRGDSLDTIFASSPPPPEQERRLKCRMKKRNSPKHRSERTNNRSWEESSDQESIEMQDLPRSLSPYRREVLVQDITGNLKRISADSVILNIEDSSASYSSSDSHVDGPDDEDEARDEELHCDDWEIRMLAAEMDRREQSETTLSVVAEPSGSHEEAPTVRRRRKRSDTDTEPSEQEPEVVTSRPRAGSLDHHNLRQGGFGSRPKSFFKAMSFDRNKDRL, via the exons ATGAAACTCAGTGTTAGTGCATATCGCGCTCATGCATCAGCACACAAGAAGATCCTCTCAAGCAGTTACCAGACACAGTTCAATTACGGAAGTACAGCAGCTGCCTCTGTGTCAGCACCTCCACCCGCAGCTCCAGCATTCTTTGGG ATGGAGACTTCTAATACCCGCACATCTACAATTTGTCAGGGTGTGAGCAATACTTTGAGCCCACCTGATGCAATTAGTCCGCCTGGAATCACGAGAACAGAGTCAAATGCCACCTCTcgagaagatgaagaagactCGAGCAATCCGGCGTCGTCGGAATGCAGAAGTCCTGGGCAACG AACTAAATCGAACCAGCGATGGATGAAATTAAGAACAACTGTTCAGATATCATCGGCAATGCAAAAGAAACCACCACTGAAGAGAGAAGATTCTTTCCTCAAGCGTTTCTCCACACGTCAAATACCTGAAACACAGGAAACTATTGAAGACACTGGTTCAGAGGGAGCGACCGGGGAGCAGGATAAAAGTCTCAAGAGGCGCAAGAGATACATCCAAAAGCGAAAGAGTGTAGTCAACcctgatgaaaatttttacttcCATTGGCTCATGGTGCTAACATTTTGTGTCTTATACAATTTGTGGGCTCTTATTGTGCGTCAGAGTTTCCCAGAGCTTCag GATCTCGCATCCAATTTCTGGTTTGCCTGTGATTGCATCAGTGACATTGTATTTGTACTTGACGTAGTAGTTCAACTGAGGACGGGATATCTGGAACAAGGATTGATGGTGTACGATGataaaaaattagcaaaacaTTATATTAAGTCACGAGAATTTTTACTCGATTTGGCAGCCTTAATACCATTAGATCTGTTGCAAATTAGATTCGGAACACAACCTCTTTTGCGGTTTCCACGGTTTTTCAAG GTTTATAGGTCCATCAAATTTTACTACATCGTGGAGAGTAGAACAGTGTGGCCTAATTTGTGGAGAGTCgtcaatttaattcatattcTGTTGATTTTAGCGCATTGGTTTGGGTGCTTCTATTTTTTACTTTCGGAAGTCGAAGGATTTCag GGTGATTGGGTATATCCCTACCGTCCTGGAGATTATGCTACGCTAACAAGAAAATATCTCGGCAGCTTATACTGGTCCACGTTGACACTGACGACAATTGGGGATCTACCGACACCAGAAACGAATGCTGA GCCCTCGAACTCGGCGGACGGCCCCAGATCACTTCCGAGACGTGGCCTGAAATCACGATTACTTCAATTTGGTTCCAACAACGG GTATGTTTTCACCATTGTGAGTTATCTCATTGGAGTGTTTATTTTTGCAACGATTGTGGGCCAAGTTGGCAATGTCATAACCAATCGCAATGCCAATCGATTGGAATTTGAGCGTCTCCTCGATGGTGCGAAAACCTACATGCGTCACCACAag GTTCCTGGTGGCATGAAAAGGCGTGTGCTCAGATGGTATGACTACAGCTGGTCTAGAGGACGCATACAAGGTGGTGGCGACATTAACACTGCACTTGGTCTCTTGCCAGACAAGCTTAAGACAGAATTAGCACTACACGTGAATTTGAGTGTGCTGAAAAAA GtaacaatttttcaagaatGTCAGCCGGAATTTTTACATGATTTAGTATTGAAAATGAAGGCTTATATTTTTACACCTGGAGACATGATCTGCCGAAAGGGTGAGGTGGCGAGGGAGATGTTCATTATTGCAGATGGAATACTAGAAGTGCTAAGTGAAACAGGGAAGGTGTTAACTACAATGAAAGCCGGTGATTTCTTCGGAGAAATTGGAATCCTCAATCTTGATGGTCTCAATAA GCGTACAGCAGATGTTCGTTCCGTGGGATATTCGGAGCTATTTTCACTTTCACGAGAAGATGTTCTGGCAGCCATGAAGGATTACCCAGAAGCACAGGAAATCCTCCAGACACTGGGTCGGAAGCGTCTAATGGAGGTACGGTGTGTAAATAAGAGACATGCAAAGATACAGAGTGAAAAGGAAGCAGCTCTGGCGGCAAATCTGGGTGATAGTTCCGAGAATAGTGCATCAAAAAggattgttgaaaaattacgATCTGACGTGAAGGGgatcaaaaatgttttaaggaAATCCAG aACTGGAAGGCGGAGTAATGAATCTATTGAACTGCAGCCCCTTCATACAGGTGCAGCATTAAGTGGAAGCAAAGCCTCCAAGGGAGTTCTCAGACGAATGCCACGAGTGAAATCTGATGACATTGTTAATGACGATGATCACCAAAAGCAAGTGGAAAAATCCCCAAGTCCCATTGGAGCGGGTCTTCCTTTGCTTTCGCGACTTCGCCTTTTGAAGGAGAAACAA GATCGTGAAGAACGTGCTGTGAAAGCTGCACCTCCAATTGTAACATCCCCACATTCTCATGTAACATCCACTGTATCACCACAGGAGTCAATTCAGGAGGAGCCAGAACCAGAAGTTATCGGGGCGGGTCTCCCATTAATGCAGCGACTAAAACTTCTCAAGCAAAAAGAAGATAGAATAGCTAAGGAACAACAAGCAAAG AAACAACCTGTAACAACACAGAGCGTAATACCAGTTCCTGCTACTACAACAAATATTCTCTCAAATGCACCAAGTATTAAGCAAACCTCTACTATCCCAATTCCGGGAACTTGTGTCACTAATCCGTCCCCACTGCCAAAACCCACACTTAAAGTATCCTTCAAAGACCGCATTAAGGCACTTCAGGGTGCCTCAGCGACACCCACTGAACCGCAAATATCCGAAAAGGAGGAGAGCTTATCGCAACCAACGACTGAAACAACTAGCGATAGCATGAAGCAGCAACTAATACCATCAACTGCAGCAATTATCATAGCAAAAATATCGAAACCGTCCACGAATCTTTCACTAAAAGACAAGATAAAGTCGTTGGGTAGTGGAGCACCCAAAGAGGAACCACTGAAACCCTGGTCTAAGCTGAAGCTTGCCACAGTTGTAAGTTCTGGTGGAAGCTACACAAGTCTCAATAATAGCTTTCAAGAGGAATCTCCAACAGCATCTTTGACTAGAGGTATTGCATTGGATGCTAGACCGATTGTCACCCCTGCAATTACCCCTACGAGACCAACAGACTGGAAATTACCAATGAGGAAGGGATTGAAAAGTAAAGATAGCAGAACAAGTGTGAGTGATAGTGAACAATCCACCTCGAAGCAGCCCAAGacgaaatcatttaaattgcaaacaaAGTCAAAGAACTACAGATCAGTGGATGATCTCTCACCAGAGTACAGTGGTTTGCCGTTCgttaaaaagctcaaaatctTGAATGAACGACAAAAATTGGCAGAGTTGGAGCATGTGATTCAAACAAGAAGCTTTAGCCTCGATTGTCCTGAGGCCGTTGTAACACCCGTGGAGGAGCCATTGACGCGCAGCCATAGTGAAGCATCGGGTATCGCCAGAGGGAAGGAGCTGAGAGTGTGTCCAACTGGTGTTGCCATCCACGAACTGGATTACCTACAGGAACCCCCATCGCCTGGATGCAATGAAACTCTCGAGAGGCGCCACCTTAAAAGTATCCTGAAGCGTATGACTGAGGATGAGAAGTCGAAAGAAACAGTTGACCCACCAAGTCAACTGGCGGACTATGAGGGTGTAATAAGAGCCCCAACGATGGAAGGGTACGTGGCAAGACACAGCAAATTTATAAAGAGCGTAACCTTCAATAACACTCTTTCCAGTCCGCCACACAGTGAAAATTCACTGATTGAGGCGACAACAGACGAACGAACGCCCTTTCCTACATCACTACTCAGCGCACAGATCCCTGACACCCAAACCCCCCAATCTACACCCGCTCCACTCCCTCTCACACTCACAACAACAACAATCACCAAAAGCCCCACGATCCCCACGAAGGAGAACACGCGTGAAACTTCCAACAATGGACGTATCATACGGGATGATACGGAGGAGCCCTCAGACCATGGGAAGCTCATATCCGCTGACTCACCTTTCAGTTTGTCAAAGCAgaggaaattcttcaaag GATCACTTGAGGATCAGGAATATTTTGGTGAAGTACTATTTGGTGTTCGTCAAGTAATACAGAATCACCTACGTGATGTACAGGGCAAGTTTCAAGATAAATTCTACTTCATGGAGGCGGAAATCCAGAAGCGCGATGATATTATCACACAACTGAAGAAGCGCATTGCTGAACTTGAGAGGCATGACAATGGGGACAGTGCAATGACGCCCATTGGGGAGGTAGATCGTGAGATGGGTTCATCGGGATCAGGTAGTTCAATATCGAGTATTGAGCTACCATTTATGGTGAGTAAT CGAGGTGATTCATTGGATACAATTTTTGCCTCATCACCACCTCCACCAGAGCAAGAGCGAAGACTAAAGTGTAGgatgaagaagagaaattccCCGAAGCATCGTAGTGAACGCACAAATAATCGATCCTGGGAGGAGAGTAGTGATCAGGAGAGTATTGAGATGCAAGATTTACCACGATCTCTCAGCCCATACAGGCGAGAGGTGCTAGTGCAGGATATCACAGGGAATCTCAAGAGGATAAGTGCTGACAGTGTGATCCTCAATATCGAAGATAGCTCAGCTAGCTACAGCTCAAGTGATTCACATGTCGATGGACCCGATGATGAAGATGAAGCGCGCGACGAAGAGCTTCACTGTGACGACTGGGAAATTCGGATGCTTGCAGCTGAGATGGATCGCCGAGAGCAGTCTGAGACGACACTTTCAGTGGTTGCAGAACCATCGGGAAGTCACGAGGAAGCACCTACGGTACGAAGGAGGCGGAAACGAAGTGATACGGACACGGAACCGAGTGAACAAGAACCGGAAGTTGTCACAAGTAGACCCCGAGCCGGTAGTTTAGATCATCACAACCTAAGACAAGGTGGATTTGGAAGCCGTCCCAAAAGCTTCTTCAAAGCAATGAGTTTTGATCGCAACAAAGACAGACTCTGA